In the genome of Lactuca sativa cultivar Salinas chromosome 3, Lsat_Salinas_v11, whole genome shotgun sequence, the window tagaccctcagatcatgatctttgattatattccatccaatggtccagatctgtgcattctggcacacaatagttactaaaaacaaaataacctaaccctatatatatatatagggtctaGTTCCGATGATGACTCTGTTTTCGTTTTCGCTGAGGACGACGAGGACTAACCGTGGCCAATAAGCTCATTAAGGGTATTTAGGTCCAAAAAAATGGGCTACTAATGTTGGACAACATTCCGCTCGGCTCTATAACTTCCGACGCCGATGTCATTAGCTTTCAGGTCGTCTACTCCTCCGATCATCAAGCTAGTTCGAAGAACAACAACAAAATCAAGATTCTTTCTACTAAAATCTTCAATATTCGATATGAATCATATGGAATTAGGATACATTTAGATAAAAAAACTTATCTTTTACTGGTAATCATGAATTTAtgtttcaaaaaaacaaaaaatatttgctTCGATCATCATTCAAGTTCATTTAGAATTTGAAATCAGTTAGATTGAAATTATCATCAATTTCTACTGAAACTCTACAATTTAGGTTCACATAACACAAAATTAGCTTAGATTCGAACTCAAAAAAGATACATTACTACCGATTTGTAATGCTCTGTTTCAAAACACGATATATCAGTTACGATTTTAACGAAATCATCTATGAAATTGACATGATTAAATCTAATTTATTGTAACAACTTCGATTTAAATCTCCATTCTTCGATAGTTAAATACATTACGATTGAAAATACATgctttataacaaaatttgttcATATATGGAACTATTTTATGATTAggttaaaaatcaaatttttattcATGAAAAACTTTAGATCATTGTAATTAATGTACAGAAAACATTTGTTTTCAATATTTTATTGATAATATGATGAGTGATATCGAAATTGATTAATACAAAaggctaattaaatataaacAATGATATATATAAGAATCATGTTCATATCAGGTTCTATGTTAATATTAGGTCGGAAACAAGTTATGGATCAACATTCAGCACATATAGAATGTACAATGCATGTTGATGATGCAGAAAGCGGAAAAAACAAAACAACAAATTCCGAAAGTAATGATCAAGGTAATTTGGttattaaaaaatgttttttttgtaaaatatgatttaatatacaatgttttatgaattattaacgATGGTTCTATAACAACAAATATTGGATCTTCATAAGGGAATGTTGAATCTTCATCATATTCTATACGTGATCCATTTGTGAGAATAATTAATGGAAAAACATATTGGATCCCAGACTTCATAGGAGACCTTATAAGGGACAAACTTTTCCTACATTTGAAGATggtttaacattttataaagaattTGCTAGGAAGAGTGGTTTTGAAACAAGAATAGGATCTACAAAGATAGTAAAAGGAGTAGAAGGTTATGGAAGAAGATACATAGTATGTAATATACAAGGATTAAAAAAATCTACATATGATACTCTAACAGATTCAAACAACAAAAGACGCAGAAGACCTTCTATTAGAGTAAGTTGTGAAGTAGATGTGAGAATGAAGATCAACAATAATAACGTATGGCAGATATATAAGCTTAAAGTTAACATACACATATGTTTGTTCATGTATTAGataaaaattttctaaattttgaAAGAAGACTCATATTTTCCaaaagaaaatcatatatgatatGTCAAATGTGAACATGGGACCAAGTGTTgcatataaatacatgaaagagtcCGGAGGTGGTTTTGAGAATACTGGAGCTGGAGCTACAGGAACAaatataaaaaatttcaaaagggATTGGATTGAATTTATTGGA includes:
- the LOC111920879 gene encoding protein FAR1-RELATED SEQUENCE 5-like; the protein is MHVDDAESGKNKTTNSESNDQDSNNKRRRRPSIRVSCEVDVRMKINNNNKTHIFQKKIIYDMSNVNMGPSVAYKYMKESGGGFENTGAGATGTNIKNFKRDWIEFIGERDSDFMIDKLKKKNDYLQDFSFDYSIGSNAELTGLVWADEEAKRYYFAFGDVLGFDATYRTNK